A genomic stretch from Setaria italica strain Yugu1 chromosome VII, Setaria_italica_v2.0, whole genome shotgun sequence includes:
- the LOC101765892 gene encoding uncharacterized protein LOC101765892: MDHEMELKGCFRRIKSCAVELFSTMEEDLEIDDEDSWDLVGRDIRLKATFLYIDLSRVIACCEGEEHKKALNVLANRFFYSMDELGDAVESRSLPLTQVRYSDTADALREVVAVLAPSLQLGPCGDPEE, from the exons ATGGATCATGAGATGGAGCTCAAGGGGTGTTTTCGCCGGATCAAGAGCTGCGCTGTTGAACTCTTCTCGACAATGGAGGAGGACCTGGAGATCGACGACGAGGACTCATGGGACCTTGTGGGGAGGGACATCCGGCTGAAGGCCACCTTCCTGTACATTGACCTCAGCCGTGTGATCGCCTGCTGCGAGGGCGAAGAGCACAAGAAGGCACTCAACGTCCTCGCCAACCGGTTCTTCTACTCCATGGATGAG CTGGGCGACGCGGTGGAGAGCAGGAGCCTCCCCCTGACGCAGGTGCGCTACAGCGACACGGCCGACGCGCTCCGCGAGGTGGTCGCCGTCCTCGCGCCGTCCCTGCAGCTCGGCCCCTGCGGCGATCCGGAGGAATAG
- the LOC101765205 gene encoding uncharacterized protein At2g24330, with translation MSVETSSVALSISCRSLDRYTIPPLRIQLIKKYRPAKRCRFREPTAQPPAPQRAAQKPNPPPIPRRSPDRTRAMASPAEAAEMVASAAAASEAKGKEEKEKRDGPGILGRIWRALFGGRGEDYEKRLQNLSKEEAALLARMRRRTQFSRRGVRNLIALSVLGEVGAVVYAIIMTKSEDLDWQMRAIRVLPIFLLPALSSMIYSILVSFTRMLERKDKDTLERLRAERKAKIDELKDRTNYYLTQELIQKYDLDPAAKAAAASVLASKMGAETGLKLHMGDEAKSGSTQARSNEVEVVPKDGLRNRRETKAKGSSYSSTAAAHTGGGMEAMPPSKVVGHYEGSGTSDGGWIAKIAALLVGEDPSQSYALICGNCHMHNGLARKEDFPHVTYYCPHCHALNVSNQSIGQCSGQLSPVAPADGVSTTHPITETELSSKSEVQELPEVTNAGQQPVEPAN, from the exons ATGTCTGTGGAGACGTCTTCTGTTGCTCTATCCATTTCGTGCAGATCGCTTGATCGCTATACAATTCCTCCACTTCGAATCCAACTCATAAAGAAGTACCGTCCTGCAAAGCGGTGTCGATTTCGAGAACCAACCGCCCAACCCCCTGCTCCACAGCGCGCGGCACAGAAGCCAAATCCGCCCCCGATCCCGCGACGATCACCAGATCGAACCCGCGCAATGGCTTCTCCGGCAGAGGCAGCGGAGATGGTGGCATCCGCGGCTGCCGCGTCGGAGgcgaaggggaaggaggagaaggagaagagggaTGGGCCCGGGATACTGGGGAGGATTTGGCGGGCGCTGTTCGGCGGGCGGGGCGAGGACTACGAGAAGCGGCTGCAGAACCTGTCCAAGGAGGAGGCCGCGTTGCTCGCCCGCATGCGCCGCCGGACGCAGTTCTCCCGCCGCGGCGTCCGCAACCTCATCGCCCTCTCCGTCCTCGGCGAG GTTGGAGCTGTAGTTTACGCAATCATCATGACAAAATCAGAGGATCTAGATTGGCAGATGAGAGCTATTAGAGTGCTGCCTATATTTCTTTTGCCTGCTTTATCCTCAATGATATATTCGATACTCGTAAGCTTCACAAGGATGT TGGAGCGGAAGGATAAGGATACACTTGAAAGATTGAGAGCTGAGAGGAAAGCAAAGATCGATGAGCTAAAGGATAGAACAAACTATTACCTGACCCAGGAGCTTATTCAG AAATACGACCTTGATCCTGCAGCAaaggcagcagcagcttcaGTTCTGGCCTCTAAAATGGGTGCAGAAACCGGCCTTAAGTTACATATGGGAGATGAAGCAAAGTCTGGTTCAACACAAGCTAGAAGCAACGAGGTTGAGGTAGTTCCCAAAGATGGTCTGCGAAACAGGAGGGAAACAAAGGCAAAAGGCAGCAGCTACAGCAGCACCGCAGCTGCTCATACAGGTGGTGGCATGGAAGCTATGCCACCTTCAAAAGTCGTGGGGCATTATGAAGGCTCAGGAACAAGTGATGGTGGCTGGATTGCGAAGATTGCTGCTCTGCTTGTTGGGGAGGATCCATCGCAGTCATATGCGCTGATATGTGGCAATTGTCATATGCATAATG GATTGGCCAGGAAAGAAGATTTTCCTCATGTAACCTACTACTGCCCGCACTGCCACGCACTCAACGTGTCCAATCAGTCTATAGGGCAATGCTCAGGCCAGTTGAGCCCAGTTGCTCCTGCTGATGGGGTTTCCACTACACATCCTATCACAGAGACTGAACTGAGCAGCAAAAGTGAGGTGCAAGAGCTACCAGAGGTGACAAATGCTGGGCAGCAACCAGTGGAGCCGGCAAACTGA
- the LOC101767127 gene encoding oxygen-evolving enhancer protein 3-1, chloroplastic translates to MSTITLVRCVIRNTWPSTPYPVENPKQGYAAQRFPSTAMASRLAVRAPSATLSRAENTSPGPKPPSNSGQKHQRSATTSRRLATTAAALLASRLLAPAASIAAGAFDLRLTLPEQSSEEAEAVVRTHARNLLQVKQFVDAGAWRELQAALRASASNLKQDLYAIIQARPADQRPELRRLYSDLFNSVTSLDYAARDKDEVQVRQYYGNIVSALDEIFAKIM, encoded by the exons ATGTCGACCATTACACTTGTCCGCTGCGTTATCCGAAATACCTGGCCGAGCACACCTTACCCCGTCGAGAACCCAAAGCAGGGCTACGCTGCACAACGGTTCCCGAGCACGGCAATGGCATCGCGGCTCGCCGTCCGGGCGCCCTCCGCGACCCTGTCACGGGCCGAAAACACGTCCCCGGGCCCCAAGCCACCGAGCAACAGCGGGCAGAAGCACCAGAGATCAGCCACCACCAGCCGGAGGCTTgcaacgacggcggcggcgctcctggcGTCCCGGCTGCTGGCGCCCGCGGCGagcatcgccgccggcgcgttCGACCTGCGGCTCACGCTGCCGGAGCAGTCCAGCGAGGAGGCCGAGGCCGTGGTGCGGACCCACGCGCGGAACCTGCTGCAGGTGAAGCAGTTCGTCGACGCCGGGGCGTGGCGGGAGCTGCAGGCGGCGCTGCGCGCCAGCGCGTCCAACCTCAAGCAGGACCTGTACGCCATCATCCAGGCCAGGCCCGCGGACCAGCGCCCCGAGCTCCGCAGGCTCTACTCCGACCTCTTCAACAGCGTCACCAGC CTGGACTACGCGGCCAGAGACAAGGACGAGGTCCAGGTGCGGCAATACTACGGCAACATCGTCTCCGCCCTCGACGAGATTTTCGCCAAGATCATGTAG